TTCACCGAGTATCTCGGCTGACCCTTcgggaaggggaaggagaaaggtgTGCAGGCGTAAATGGGAGCCGAGACGTGGCTGGAGTCTGAGCAGCGTGAATTATAGATGAAAAGGCATGTATTAAATATAAAGCCGAACCACGCAGCGGCGGGCCCGGGCAGGCTGCTTGATGCTGGCGGCGCTCTGGCAGGCCGCGGAGAGTGCGCGGCCAACGCCGCCCCGAGCGCTTTCTTCCGTGCAGCGCTGACGGCGCGTTCGCTGAACTCCCCCAATTCCACccaatcaaaataaataaataaataaataaatacaaaataaaaaagccataGCATCCCTATCTTCCCCACACCAGCCACAAACCCTCTGTCACCGCTTCAGCCAGCAACGGGGCACCCTACACCTCCCAAGGCAgccccatccccctccccccgTTGTGCTCCCGCCCGCCCCCGGAGCGCGGCGACCCG
The Coturnix japonica isolate 7356 chromosome 1, Coturnix japonica 2.1, whole genome shotgun sequence DNA segment above includes these coding regions:
- the LOC107308078 gene encoding uncharacterized protein LOC107308078 codes for the protein MLWLFYFVFIYLFIYFDWVELGEFSERAVSAARKKALGAALAAHSPRPARAPPASSSLPGPAAAWFGFIFNTCLFIYNSRCSDSSHVSAPIYACTPFSFPFPKGQPRYSVKEGESCFAGCVFVCLNIELENTCGLINNKSADFSFPVNDTVDSIGQQEIQVTALKILEDFTSSDAGSCLQIPIYIHTYGAVLGSGGSSLFLLETEEHCETDCSLC